Proteins encoded together in one uncultured Desulfosarcina sp. window:
- a CDS encoding CHASE2 domain-containing protein: protein MRPLSVKNRVSVKKKRPYPNRGRKTIFKIGCFITLFFIGLFIYRPAFVTFLDQKLYDVLHRSLKDRGTAQPIVVVIDDRSLEEFGQWPWPRDLLAQLCALINQGSPLAVGMDILLSEPDRTSPIRAIKLLKEKSVIPSLAPMVLSSESELDNDRILARELQQGPFILACKFLGKKMRGLPSDLLPLNIILVSPTPAADLFQWFPPFKEILPPLPLFLQTSRGQGFVNSLSDNDGIIRRTPLVMGFEGKFYPSLALASLMLALDADKIVLKADSAGLTSVGIKNLTIPVSSQGNLLLHFRKNTSDFTILSAGDILSGKIDPAVMKNRIVFMGASASGLGEYHATPMDQYFYGVGIHATVVDNILNRNLLSRPSWAIGMECVVVLLTGLLCTLMLMYLRPRLCNLSLIGMTTLFWFLELFFLRRMQIFISMTYPFLTLFATFSLLSVIRFRLEEKRTLKRTRDMVTAQSLTLLGITSLAATRDKETGMHIRRTALFVKLLAQRMSLSPRFESVLDAHTIEVMFKSAPMHDIGKVGVPDAVLLKPGKLTDSEFKEIQKHTEYGWQAIAEAENISGADGDTSFLKVSKEIIRCHHEKWDGTGYNQGLKGEEIPLSARIMAVADVYDALTSKRTYKDSFDHASARDIIVEGRGTHFDPDVVDAFLAEQEQFKKIAIEMADN, encoded by the coding sequence ATGCGGCCCCTTTCAGTGAAAAATCGCGTTTCAGTCAAAAAAAAACGCCCGTATCCGAACCGGGGCAGAAAAACCATTTTTAAAATAGGATGCTTCATTACCCTCTTTTTCATTGGTCTTTTTATATACCGTCCTGCTTTTGTGACGTTTCTGGACCAAAAGCTTTACGATGTCCTCCATCGTTCCCTCAAAGACCGTGGAACGGCGCAACCGATCGTTGTGGTTATCGATGACCGAAGCCTTGAGGAATTCGGGCAATGGCCCTGGCCCAGAGACCTTCTTGCCCAATTATGCGCCCTCATCAACCAGGGATCTCCCCTGGCCGTGGGTATGGATATTCTCTTATCGGAACCGGACAGGACTTCTCCTATCCGGGCAATAAAGCTCCTGAAAGAAAAGTCCGTCATCCCTTCTCTTGCCCCCATGGTTCTGTCATCGGAATCCGAGCTTGACAATGACCGAATCCTGGCGCGGGAATTACAACAGGGGCCTTTTATTCTTGCCTGTAAGTTTCTCGGCAAAAAGATGCGGGGCCTGCCTTCGGATCTTTTGCCGTTGAACATCATTCTTGTTTCCCCGACACCTGCGGCCGATCTTTTTCAGTGGTTTCCTCCGTTCAAAGAAATTCTGCCCCCCCTGCCCTTGTTTCTCCAGACATCCCGGGGACAGGGATTTGTCAATTCGCTGTCCGACAACGACGGTATCATCCGCAGAACTCCCCTCGTCATGGGATTCGAGGGGAAATTCTATCCCAGTCTCGCCCTTGCCAGCCTCATGCTGGCCCTGGATGCGGACAAAATCGTTCTGAAGGCCGATTCGGCGGGTTTAACCTCCGTCGGTATTAAAAATCTTACCATACCGGTGTCGTCCCAGGGTAATTTGCTGCTGCACTTCAGAAAAAACACCTCGGACTTTACGATCCTGTCTGCCGGGGACATCCTGTCTGGGAAAATCGATCCTGCCGTCATGAAAAATCGCATTGTTTTTATGGGAGCATCGGCATCGGGTCTGGGGGAGTACCATGCAACGCCCATGGATCAATATTTTTATGGGGTCGGAATCCATGCCACGGTAGTGGATAACATCCTGAACCGAAACCTTCTGTCGCGCCCCTCCTGGGCCATAGGTATGGAGTGCGTGGTGGTTCTCCTGACCGGTCTGTTGTGCACCCTGATGCTCATGTACCTGAGACCCAGGCTCTGCAACCTGTCCCTGATCGGCATGACCACCCTTTTCTGGTTCCTGGAACTATTCTTTCTTCGCAGGATGCAGATTTTCATCTCCATGACTTACCCGTTTCTCACCCTGTTTGCCACCTTCTCCTTGTTAAGCGTCATCCGATTCCGCTTGGAAGAGAAAAGAACGCTTAAACGAACCCGGGATATGGTGACGGCTCAGAGTCTTACCCTCTTAGGGATCACCTCCCTTGCCGCCACGAGGGACAAAGAAACCGGTATGCACATCCGCCGCACCGCCCTGTTTGTCAAGCTTCTTGCGCAGCGGATGAGTCTTTCGCCTCGATTCGAATCCGTCCTGGATGCGCACACCATTGAAGTCATGTTTAAATCCGCCCCCATGCACGATATCGGCAAGGTGGGGGTTCCCGACGCCGTGCTTTTAAAGCCCGGCAAACTCACGGACAGCGAATTCAAGGAAATCCAGAAACACACGGAATACGGTTGGCAAGCCATTGCCGAGGCGGAAAACATTTCTGGCGCTGACGGAGACACCTCTTTTCTAAAGGTTTCCAAAGAAATCATCAGGTGCCATCATGAAAAATGGGACGGAACGGGCTACAACCAGGGACTTAAAGGAGAAGAGATTCCCCTTTCCGCAAGAATCATGGCCGTGGCCGACGTTTACGATGCCCTGACATCCAAGCGGACGTACAAGGATTCCTTCGATCACGCCAGCGCCAGAGACATCATTGTGGAAGGCCGGGGGACACACTTTGATCCTGACGTGGTGGATGCTTTTCTTGCAGAGCAGGAACAATTTAAAAAGATCGCTATCGAGATGGCGGACAACTGA